Below is a genomic region from Fusobacterium nucleatum.
CTACTGGAGGAACTACAATAACAAGTCCAATGCCTGGATCAATTTTAGATGTTAAAGTAAATGTAGGAGATAAAGTAAAATTCGGACAAACTCTTGCAATTTTAGAAGCAATGAAAATGGAAAATGATATCCCAGCAACAGCTGATGGTGAAGTTGCTGAAATAAGAGTTAAAAAAGGAGATGTTGTAGAAACTGACTCAGTTTTAATAGTATTAAAATAAGGAGAGGATTTTAGATGAGTTTTTTTAGTGTATTAGCAGAACTATTAGAGGCATCAGGTTTTGCAGCTCTTACTTGGCAGAATATTGCTATGATACTAGTATCATTTGTTTTATTCTATCTAGCAATAGTTAAAAAATTTGAACCATTATTATTACTACCTATATCTTTTGGTATGTTCTTGGTAAATTTACCATTGG
It encodes:
- a CDS encoding biotin/lipoyl-containing protein; translated protein: MKYVVTVNGKKFEVEVEKVGGAGKSLSRQPVERAERRETVVKSEPVVETKVAATPVEAAPAATSTTGGTTITSPMPGSILDVKVNVGDKVKFGQTLAILEAMKMENDIPATADGEVAEIRVKKGDVVETDSVLIVLK